In Caldisphaera lagunensis DSM 15908, a single genomic region encodes these proteins:
- a CDS encoding geranylgeranylglycerol-phosphate geranylgeranyltransferase, producing the protein MIKDYIKIIRPLNDVMIGFSVIVGSFIASGRQLPNLYSLLFGFLTGFFISASSMVFNDIMDIEIDKINNPNRPLPSGKIKIRNAYTMFYLFSIIGLLFSALTGIITFIIAIISYFIAYFYNKFGKKSGFLGNIMVAYSMGVPILYGAAMISKLNFNIMVYWLMIFLSGIAREVTKGIADVEGDRKAGIKTIAVIMGEKKAAIIAFIFYAIAILLSPIPVILGKVYPLIYSIPIAIVDMVFLSVSIITIIKPTKQISTKNKNISLLAMFLGLLGFLISTKP; encoded by the coding sequence ATGATAAAAGATTACATAAAAATAATTAGGCCATTAAACGATGTTATGATAGGATTTTCAGTTATTGTAGGTTCATTCATTGCATCTGGAAGACAATTGCCTAACTTATATTCATTGTTATTTGGATTTTTAACAGGATTCTTTATATCAGCATCTTCAATGGTTTTTAATGATATTATGGATATAGAAATTGATAAAATTAATAACCCTAATAGGCCATTGCCTTCTGGAAAGATAAAAATAAGAAATGCTTACACAATGTTTTATCTATTCTCTATAATAGGATTATTGTTTTCAGCTTTAACAGGTATTATAACATTTATAATAGCTATCATTTCGTATTTTATTGCATATTTCTATAATAAGTTCGGCAAAAAATCTGGGTTTTTAGGGAATATTATGGTAGCATATTCTATGGGCGTTCCCATATTATATGGGGCGGCTATGATAAGCAAACTCAATTTTAACATTATGGTTTATTGGCTTATGATATTTTTATCTGGAATTGCAAGAGAAGTAACAAAAGGTATTGCTGATGTTGAAGGTGATAGAAAAGCAGGAATAAAAACTATTGCAGTAATTATGGGTGAAAAAAAGGCAGCAATAATTGCTTTTATATTTTATGCTATTGCTATTTTATTAAGTCCTATACCTGTTATATTAGGCAAGGTTTATCCATTAATTTATTCAATTCCTATAGCTATAGTTGACATGGTATTTCTCTCTGTTTCAATAATAACAATTATAAAACCCACTAAACAAATCTCTACTAAAAACAAAAATATTTCCCTTTTAGCTATGTTTTTGGGGCTATTAGGGTTTTTAATAAGCACAAAGCCTTAG
- a CDS encoding aldehyde dehydrogenase family protein gives MGLITKEMKIINSDFLSSDNSGIPFIMNGKSVEIGLKIWKENILDEPYYFVLPNRNEIKNAVNNSLNSENIKSLSIYNRIEEIIEISSKIEKYEENISRIISLETGKSLEQSREEVLSAEKIMENSWALISSSDMNSRDGPISFVSDSNNIINQVKIENGISIVFPSFTSPFFTTISSIIRSIISGLPVIVRPSSYSMISSLSAVSLFSDSSLINDISFIPIRGLTNMDLFDNEDFTYYFYGKKINYKNLFKILSGKFISNCTGRVSVILCNLPENVDLISNSIAKLSLKHSGQACGSISWLISLESIKNEIVESIADRFSQSLVGNPLEGKEVGPLKNKEVADRSTKLINDAIYKGGTLLTGGLTNGRYIEPTLIDNVTKNSEILWTDIEAPVLASTSVSSCSEAISIAKMMSGASAVIVFGSDNIINKIGKTKKGIIIKGSNNIENILNSICYTSGDPINEIPKSPFPGRLGFDKSLIIY, from the coding sequence ATGGGATTAATAACTAAAGAGATGAAAATAATTAATTCAGACTTTTTATCGAGCGATAATTCTGGCATCCCTTTTATAATGAATGGAAAAAGCGTAGAAATCGGTTTAAAGATATGGAAGGAAAATATCTTAGATGAACCATATTATTTTGTTTTACCTAATAGAAATGAAATTAAAAATGCAGTTAATAATTCTCTTAATTCAGAAAATATTAAATCCCTTAGTATTTATAATAGAATAGAAGAAATCATAGAAATATCAAGCAAAATTGAAAAATATGAAGAAAACATATCAAGAATTATCTCATTGGAAACTGGGAAAAGCTTAGAACAATCTAGAGAAGAAGTTCTATCTGCAGAAAAAATTATGGAAAACTCATGGGCATTAATTTCAAGTTCAGATATGAATAGCAGAGATGGTCCAATTTCTTTTGTTTCTGATTCTAATAATATAATAAATCAAGTAAAAATAGAAAATGGAATTAGTATTGTATTTCCCTCTTTTACATCTCCATTCTTCACTACGATATCCTCTATTATCAGATCAATAATATCAGGTTTACCTGTAATAGTAAGGCCATCATCGTACTCTATGATTTCTTCTTTATCTGCAGTTTCTTTATTTTCTGATTCTTCATTAATAAATGATATTTCTTTCATACCTATACGAGGGTTAACAAATATGGATCTTTTTGATAATGAAGATTTTACATACTATTTTTATGGTAAGAAAATAAATTATAAAAATCTGTTTAAGATACTTTCAGGTAAGTTTATTAGCAATTGCACCGGAAGAGTTTCAGTAATTTTATGCAATTTACCAGAAAATGTAGACTTAATTTCAAATTCAATTGCCAAGCTTTCTTTAAAGCACTCTGGTCAGGCATGCGGATCAATTAGTTGGTTAATTTCATTAGAATCTATAAAGAATGAAATAGTAGAATCTATTGCTGATAGATTTTCTCAATCCTTGGTAGGAAATCCATTAGAAGGAAAAGAAGTAGGGCCATTAAAAAATAAAGAAGTTGCTGATAGATCTACAAAATTAATCAATGATGCTATCTATAAAGGAGGTACATTGTTAACCGGAGGGTTAACAAACGGAAGATATATTGAACCAACCCTTATAGATAATGTAACTAAGAACTCTGAAATATTATGGACTGATATTGAGGCACCAGTTTTAGCATCAACAAGCGTTTCAAGCTGTAGTGAAGCTATATCAATAGCAAAGATGATGTCTGGAGCTAGCGCTGTTATAGTATTTGGCTCAGATAACATAATTAATAAGATAGGAAAAACAAAGAAGGGTATTATTATTAAAGGTTCTAATAATATTGAGAATATATTAAATTCTATATGCTATACTAGTGGTGACCCAATTAATGAAATACCAAAGAGCCCATTTCCTGGTAGACTTGGATTTGATAAGTCTTTAATTATTTATTGA
- a CDS encoding 5,10-methylenetetrahydrofolate reductase, with the protein MKEILAELTPYNNKEKLLKYAKELIDYSDFIDIPDSPLGIPSPSSSILSCMIKEKFPEANIITNIRLYDINRLSLINSITALKMNKINHFLLVRGDMPKIGNKVDEIIPDDAIGFIRSMNIDGYFGLLLNLNKTIDEIELRIKKRASFYLITRPWFSEKIKQVSKMVREQKSKLYIYFVMLTDKNKEFLLNYLPKEELIHIDNLKESIQVVNDYVDGILFSSPMDHKGLVNSLRLFQKYF; encoded by the coding sequence ATGAAAGAAATACTTGCAGAATTAACACCATATAATAATAAGGAGAAGTTGCTAAAATATGCAAAGGAGTTAATTGATTATTCAGATTTTATAGACATACCGGATTCTCCATTAGGAATTCCATCACCATCATCTTCTATATTATCATGTATGATTAAGGAAAAGTTTCCAGAAGCTAATATAATAACAAATATAAGGCTTTATGATATTAATAGACTTAGCTTGATTAATTCTATTACAGCTCTTAAAATGAATAAAATAAATCATTTCCTATTGGTTAGAGGTGATATGCCAAAAATTGGAAATAAAGTTGATGAAATCATACCTGATGATGCGATAGGTTTTATTAGATCAATGAACATAGATGGATATTTTGGCTTATTATTAAATCTAAACAAAACCATTGATGAAATAGAACTAAGGATAAAGAAGAGAGCTTCATTTTACCTAATTACTAGGCCTTGGTTTAGTGAAAAAATAAAACAGGTATCAAAAATGGTTAGAGAGCAAAAATCTAAACTATATATTTATTTTGTTATGCTTACAGATAAAAACAAAGAATTTCTTTTAAATTATTTACCAAAAGAAGAATTAATTCATATTGATAATTTAAAAGAATCAATTCAAGTAGTTAATGATTATGTTGATGGAATTCTTTTCTCATCTCCAATGGATCATAAAGGTTTAGTAAATTCATTAAGGCTATTCCAAAAATATTTCTAA
- a CDS encoding ATP-binding protein: protein MDKKENVGLNEEILNNAEDQVKKIEKLLSKAYEEAEKNGKLIGRISRYGEVRVEENSEVDFIIDPSTYYSENDAPFHKVGDYLVAIDPKDMRLVLIRIKSIIRKDELAAIGLEPPISQIVNSIEPRGLITNTIVKGELVLEINKNDKNPRPATKSIEPQSPVIDPDPEVLARLLDLPQEGITIGALSTPSGLVKNGQIPVKLPLHTVYHHILILGTTGSGKTTLLKNMIASMYNQLEKHPISIIIDSNQDFVQLPISNNIKPIPEEILNSCYKNVKELDGIISVVPISFDLIQQKFEKEREGINEVLIDIAKKYFNETFSPFIQNNKVDFNLIVRDNTIILKTDYPFKLIFVPYVINTLETSTDNLSPLLPGITLLAKDLLKKMRENFKRKHKVYPPIQAIYGALSVFMDKSIYKLNKNNYGLKLDDILEQALEYINPYIVSISRDFNLDLHNMKIGNYNLTLFDAVEEYIESLQRARPHEETIKALYRRISSLIESQIVDIIIPQNNKLIPLNEPNWETIVNIANEENIPIVLDLKWNLDLIGLDPLRLVTYRTLDKLISWKQKSWTQRNETPNIMVVIDEAHQFFQNESKVKEDVDAIRQVSAMISKIARLGRARGVGLIFSTHSPADLNDIILQLTNTKIILRTDKSQIERISIPKEVNEYLSRLQDRTMLVESYAFRMGYLFAQTTTPLTAHYDISANISYY, encoded by the coding sequence ATGGATAAAAAGGAAAACGTAGGACTTAATGAAGAAATCTTAAATAACGCAGAAGATCAAGTTAAAAAAATTGAAAAACTTCTTTCCAAAGCTTATGAGGAAGCAGAGAAAAATGGTAAATTAATAGGAAGGATTTCTAGATATGGGGAAGTAAGAGTAGAAGAAAACTCTGAAGTAGATTTTATTATAGACCCTTCAACGTATTATTCTGAAAACGATGCCCCTTTTCATAAAGTTGGGGACTATCTTGTTGCTATAGATCCAAAAGATATGAGACTTGTTTTAATAAGAATTAAAAGTATAATTAGGAAAGATGAATTAGCAGCTATTGGTCTAGAACCCCCTATAAGTCAAATAGTTAATAGCATAGAGCCTAGAGGACTAATAACAAACACGATTGTTAAGGGAGAACTTGTATTAGAAATTAATAAAAATGATAAAAACCCAAGACCTGCAACAAAAAGTATTGAACCTCAATCTCCAGTAATAGATCCTGATCCAGAAGTCTTAGCTAGGCTTTTAGACTTACCACAGGAAGGCATAACAATTGGGGCATTAAGCACACCTTCTGGATTAGTTAAGAATGGTCAAATACCAGTTAAGTTACCATTGCACACAGTTTATCATCACATATTAATTTTAGGCACAACAGGGAGTGGAAAAACTACATTGCTAAAAAACATGATAGCAAGCATGTATAATCAATTAGAAAAGCACCCAATTTCAATAATAATAGATTCAAATCAAGACTTTGTGCAATTACCTATTTCAAATAATATAAAACCAATACCAGAAGAAATTTTAAACAGTTGTTATAAAAACGTTAAGGAATTAGATGGTATAATATCAGTTGTTCCAATTTCTTTTGATTTAATCCAACAAAAATTTGAAAAGGAAAGAGAGGGAATTAATGAAGTATTAATTGATATAGCTAAGAAATATTTTAATGAAACATTTTCTCCATTTATTCAAAACAATAAGGTTGATTTCAATTTAATTGTTAGAGATAATACTATCATTTTAAAAACCGATTATCCATTTAAATTAATATTTGTTCCATATGTAATAAACACATTAGAAACCAGCACTGATAATTTATCTCCCCTTTTACCTGGTATAACTTTATTAGCAAAAGATTTGCTTAAGAAAATGAGAGAAAACTTTAAAAGAAAACATAAGGTATATCCTCCGATACAGGCTATTTATGGAGCATTATCAGTATTTATGGATAAATCTATTTATAAATTAAACAAAAATAATTATGGATTGAAACTTGATGATATATTAGAGCAGGCCCTTGAATATATAAATCCATATATAGTTTCGATAAGTAGAGATTTTAATCTAGATTTACATAATATGAAAATAGGTAATTATAATTTAACTTTATTTGATGCGGTTGAAGAATACATTGAATCTCTACAAAGGGCAAGACCGCATGAAGAAACTATTAAGGCTTTATATAGAAGAATATCTTCATTGATTGAATCTCAAATAGTTGATATTATTATTCCACAAAACAATAAATTAATACCATTAAATGAACCCAATTGGGAAACAATAGTAAATATAGCAAATGAAGAAAATATACCAATAGTATTAGATTTGAAATGGAACCTCGATTTGATCGGATTAGATCCTTTAAGGTTAGTTACATATAGAACTCTTGATAAGTTAATTTCATGGAAACAGAAGTCATGGACACAAAGAAATGAGACCCCAAACATTATGGTAGTAATAGATGAAGCTCATCAATTTTTCCAAAACGAAAGCAAGGTAAAAGAAGATGTAGATGCAATAAGACAGGTTTCTGCGATGATATCAAAAATTGCTAGATTAGGTAGGGCTAGAGGGGTTGGTCTAATATTTAGCACTCATTCTCCAGCTGATCTCAATGATATTATTTTACAATTAACAAACACAAAAATAATTTTGAGGACTGATAAAAGTCAAATTGAAAGAATATCAATACCAAAGGAAGTAAATGAATATTTGTCTAGACTTCAAGACAGAACGATGCTTGTGGAAAGTTATGCTTTTAGAATGGGTTACCTATTTGCACAAACTACAACACCTTTAACTGCGCACTATGATATTTCTGCAAACATATCATATTATTAA
- a CDS encoding MFS transporter: protein MKENQKKIREYTIISMSISILLYGFSITLGALLTQINSFPKYLDIYLLITPPLSLLLGNILFGRLADNYGRKPILVFTPILFSIGIVLFLIPNQYTTLLGVNLLLFSIAGGDEPAIISYSVENLSSNDRGKVMMLITNFVNIGALISSFIFIIFKYYLIMKITTSSFLFISLLISYILRKDLPESTLWIKSESKKIKDQNLTKISSLLFISISTILTYGLISWVIGPYYYPNLTSYIVLFFNLGNIIGGIIGYLIIDNIKRNSFVFFGFAGGIITSSFLLLAMHLHVNYSIFLPLLITNGIFTQLTWGSRLILEGELFSTKIRASSISLIRGSGWFIYIISTILTVNFTIILFQLYDILFWILGLLGSLIWYLYGIDTRKIPIEKLDKVLS from the coding sequence ATGAAGGAAAATCAAAAGAAAATAAGAGAATATACAATTATTAGCATGTCAATATCTATATTACTCTATGGTTTTTCCATAACACTAGGAGCATTATTAACTCAAATCAATTCTTTTCCAAAGTATTTAGATATCTATTTGCTAATAACACCACCCTTATCATTGTTGCTAGGAAACATATTATTTGGAAGACTAGCAGATAATTACGGAAGAAAACCCATATTAGTTTTTACTCCTATCTTATTTTCTATAGGAATTGTGTTGTTTCTTATTCCCAATCAATATACAACCCTATTAGGTGTTAATCTACTCCTTTTTTCTATAGCAGGAGGGGATGAACCTGCAATAATATCATATAGCGTTGAAAATCTAAGTAGTAATGATAGAGGAAAAGTAATGATGCTCATTACGAACTTTGTTAATATTGGGGCATTAATATCATCATTTATATTTATAATTTTTAAATATTATTTAATAATGAAAATTACAACAAGCTCTTTTTTGTTTATTTCTTTATTAATATCTTATATATTGAGGAAGGACCTTCCTGAATCAACCCTATGGATTAAAAGTGAAAGTAAAAAGATAAAGGATCAAAATCTTACAAAAATATCATCATTATTATTTATATCAATATCAACAATTTTGACCTATGGTTTAATATCCTGGGTAATAGGACCATATTATTATCCTAATTTAACATCATACATTGTTTTGTTCTTTAATTTAGGAAATATTATTGGTGGAATAATTGGATATTTAATTATTGATAACATAAAAAGGAACTCTTTTGTTTTCTTTGGATTTGCTGGGGGCATTATTACTTCTTCATTTTTACTGCTAGCAATGCATCTTCATGTTAATTATTCCATATTTCTCCCCCTCTTAATAACTAATGGGATATTTACTCAATTAACATGGGGTTCAAGATTAATATTAGAAGGAGAACTATTTTCAACTAAAATAAGAGCTAGTAGCATTTCTCTTATTAGAGGATCAGGATGGTTTATTTATATTATTTCTACAATTTTAACAGTTAATTTTACAATAATTCTATTTCAATTATATGATATTTTGTTTTGGATTTTAGGTCTCTTGGGTTCTTTGATATGGTATCTATATGGAATCGATACAAGAAAGATACCAATTGAAAAATTAGACAAAGTTCTAAGCTAA
- a CDS encoding cob(I)yrinic acid a,c-diamide adenosyltransferase, which translates to MLSHVFTRTGDDGNTYCNLLKTRVPKDHPIIELIGTLDEANSFIGLARSFIPSYMSDVGNDLKDLQYLTFRIGFHVSGINSLKEEDVKKLEELADKYYGKAPLKNFILPAGPQPSAALHVARTIVRRAERDLIKASRVYKFDDIVFKTINRLSSVLFAMAVYISKEMGYPEEPVSFR; encoded by the coding sequence ATGTTGAGTCACGTATTTACTAGGACTGGTGATGATGGTAATACATATTGCAATCTATTGAAGACAAGGGTTCCTAAAGATCATCCTATAATAGAATTAATTGGAACACTAGATGAAGCAAATAGCTTTATAGGTTTGGCAAGGTCTTTTATACCATCATATATGAGCGATGTAGGAAATGATCTAAAGGATTTGCAATATTTAACGTTTAGAATAGGATTCCATGTTTCTGGAATTAATTCTTTAAAAGAAGAAGACGTGAAAAAGCTAGAAGAATTAGCAGATAAATACTATGGCAAGGCACCTCTAAAGAACTTTATTTTGCCTGCAGGTCCCCAACCATCCGCTGCCTTACACGTTGCAAGGACCATAGTTAGGAGAGCAGAAAGGGATTTGATTAAAGCCAGCAGAGTATATAAGTTTGATGATATTGTTTTTAAAACAATTAATAGGCTAAGTAGCGTATTATTTGCCATGGCAGTATATATTAGCAAGGAAATGGGATATCCAGAAGAGCCTGTTTCTTTTAGGTGA
- a CDS encoding DNA polymerase sliding clamp, with product MESSIESQIGKAKAKFKYPDSRVLRQMTSTLAEIVEEANFEISKNGVKVVATDPGKITYLEINMPYETFLDYEVDQETNMGVNIQSLDNIVSRGKKGENVDFLVSDQYILIKIEGDVIKKYLIPNIEVVIDVPKDIKLDFDSRVVIIGDTFKKILTDASAFGDVVELEVDENSFKIRAKGEGPKAEVNLSKGSSSLIDLESKKKSVSSYDVNFLKSVLNLAKIAETVEIRFSSDKPIELIFNAPDKSKIRYLLAPTSQ from the coding sequence ATGGAATCTAGCATAGAATCACAAATAGGAAAAGCAAAAGCAAAATTCAAATATCCTGATTCTAGAGTCCTCCGCCAAATGACTTCCACACTAGCTGAGATAGTTGAAGAGGCAAATTTTGAAATAAGTAAAAATGGAGTTAAAGTTGTTGCAACAGATCCAGGAAAAATAACATATTTAGAAATTAACATGCCCTATGAAACATTTTTGGATTACGAAGTTGATCAAGAGACAAACATGGGGGTAAATATTCAATCATTAGACAATATAGTATCAAGGGGTAAAAAAGGTGAAAATGTAGATTTTCTCGTTTCAGATCAATATATATTGATTAAAATTGAAGGAGATGTAATTAAAAAATATTTGATTCCAAATATAGAAGTAGTTATAGATGTTCCAAAGGATATAAAGCTTGATTTTGATTCTAGGGTTGTTATCATAGGAGATACCTTTAAGAAAATATTAACTGATGCAAGCGCTTTTGGAGACGTTGTAGAGTTAGAAGTTGATGAGAATAGTTTTAAAATAAGAGCAAAAGGAGAAGGACCTAAGGCTGAAGTAAATTTATCAAAAGGTTCAAGTTCATTGATTGATTTGGAATCAAAAAAGAAATCTGTAAGCTCGTATGATGTAAATTTCTTAAAGAGTGTTTTAAATCTAGCAAAAATTGCCGAAACAGTAGAGATAAGATTCTCAAGCGATAAGCCTATAGAATTAATTTTTAATGCTCCAGATAAAAGTAAAATAAGGTATCTTTTAGCGCCAACATCTCAATAA